From one Plasmodium chabaudi chabaudi strain AS genome assembly, chromosome: 4 genomic stretch:
- a CDS encoding eukaryotic translation initiation factor 3 subunit K, putative produces the protein MDINSIIEEVQAIKVYPHMMFNASKLKVLSDYVDIAFENNEYFDNEVMLTLLRLFCLYPHCYDKSVIKKILVCVLYNINTVDMNIYLSLINPNLYDDNIKGVVYLHDLIKECQFKKLWDCINNKSEENNNYDYSFLQNYNNFTCNIRKYILNSITLSFEKISIKQISEYLNMENAEEIEKLLSENKWIVKKIKNKDGEEQTICINENIENIQNRKNINTYFNDDNITSYINKLNS, from the exons atggatATCAACAGTATTATAGAGGAAGTTCAAGCTATAAAGGTTTACCCCCATATGATGTTTAATGCATCCAAACTAA aaGTACTAAGCGATTATGTCGATATAGcctttgaaaataatgaatattttgataatgaAGTTATGCTAACACTACTAAGAttgttttgtttatatcCACATTGCTATGACAAATCTGTAATTAAGAAAATTTTAGTATGcgttttatataatataaataccgtagatatgaatatatatttaagtttaataaatccaaacttatatgatgataatataaaggGTGTTGTATATTTACACGATCTAATTAAAGAATgtcaatttaaaaaattatgggattgtataaataataaaagcgaagaaaataataattatgattattcctttttacaaaattataataattttacatGCAATATTAGAaagtatattttaaattctaTAACATTaagttttgaaaaaatttccataaaacaaatatcggaatatttaaatatggaaaatgcggaagaaattgaaaaattattaagcgaaaataaatggattgttaaaaaaattaaaaataaagacgGAGAAGAACAAACTATTTgtattaatgaaaatatagaaaatattcaaaatagaaaaaatataaatacatattttaatgatgACAATATAACATCATACATTAATAAGTTGAATAGCTAA
- a CDS encoding trafficking protein particle complex subunit 4, putative produces MYSLYVNNQHGTLVYQKHFSEEIKLNSNEEIRLASMLHGISTISEKINVNSSLNTKNIFKLLEKKGIETIEGNGFKIQCYDTLTGIKIFAVHKDDLNIELGKYLKRVYELYSDIILKNPFYDIDMPIRSETFNEHIDKLFSNIN; encoded by the exons ATGTATTCTCTTTATGTTAACAACCAACATGGTACTTTAGTTTATCAAAAG CATTTTAgcgaagaaataaaattaaatagtaATGAAGAAATAAGACTTGCTTCTATGCTACATGGTATTTCAACAATTtctgaaaaaataaatgttaaTTCATCcttaaatacaaaaaatatatttaaattattagaaaaaaaaggtatCGAAACAATTGAAGGGAATGGTTTTAAAATTCAATGTTATGATACTTTAActggaataaaaatatttgcaGTTCACAAAGATGACTTAAACATTGAGTTGGgcaaatatttaaaaagggtatatgaattatatagTGACATCATATTAAAGAATCCATTTTATGATATTGATATGCCAATACGTTCAGAAACTTTTAATGAGCATATCGATAAgcttttttcaaatataaacTGA
- a CDS encoding pre-mRNA splicing factor, putative → MKGGGFYKGTSSEQTPFFVDKEKKLIEKLAWPEIYNHKININKINFDIVEKWVQKRLIDLLGFEDDILCDYCISQLKDEQDGRDYEENRYLDSKKLKINITGFIGNKKSDIFVRELLELLIENEKNEERVLKSQLENKKSEIESAKNETASITKNIKALKNIYNENDGNRNRSTNFIKDKTKRENRDRRNERNITSSNESDNISYIKKKKKRNERKSISIQSDSSSLSTYKNKKNYKGPINRHNNKSSDSDGHSSRSSSSESRSSEYKKRKEKRDKYLKYEKNDNDDRRRGHIVRERNDRRERERERRMDSGRYRNRHRVRDRSRDRSRDKHRGLNRHRSRDRSRDRRRGRYRSKSRERNKSSESSSSEENSRSSSNSSDRSDDIKKERKVDNRSNDSNKSDSEGSSNNSYQSSESS, encoded by the exons ATGAAGGGAGGTGGATTTTATAAAGGAACGAGTAGTGAGCAGACTCCATTTTTTGTtgataaagaaaagaagTTAATCGAAAAATTAGCATGGCCTGAAATTTATaaccataaaataaatataaataaaataaattttgatataGTAGAAAAATGGGTACAAAAAAGGTTAATCGATTTACTAGGATTTGAAgatgatatattatgtgATTATTGTATATCCCAACTTAAGGATGAGCAAGATGGAAGAG atTATGAAGAGAATAGATACTTGGACTCGAAGAAgttgaaaataaacatcACTGGGTTCATAG GGAACAAAAAGAGCGATATATTTGTTAGAGAATTGCTCGAATTATtaatagaaaatgaaaaaaatgaagaacgAGTTTTAAAATCTCAacttgaaaataaaaaaagtgaaataGAATCAGCTAAAAATGAAACTGCAtctataacaaaaaatataaaagccttaaaaaatatatataatgaaaatgatggaAATCGAAATAGATCTacgaattttataaaagataaaacaAAACGAGAAAATAGAGATCGAAGAAATGAACGTAATATTACATCATCTAATGAAAgtgataatatatcatatattaaaaaaaaaaaaaaaagaaacgaAAGAAAATCAATTTCAATACAATCCGATTCTTCATCATTAAGtacttataaaaataaaaaaaattataaaggaCCAATAAATAGGCACAACAATAAAAGTTCTGATTCGGATGGGCACTCTAGTCGTTCTTCATCATCCGAAAGTAGATCCtctgaatataaaaaaagaaaagaaaaacgagataaatatttaaaatatgaaaaaaacgaCAACGATGATCGAAGAAGAGGCCATATAGTAAGGGAAAGAAACGACAGAAGAGAAAGAGAAAGGGAAAGACGAATGGATAGTGGAAGATATAGGAACAGACACAGAGTTAGAGATCGAAGCAGAGATAGGAGTAGAGATAAACATAGAGGACTAAACAGGCATCGAAGTCGAGACAGAAGTAGGGACCGAAGAAGGGGCAGATATCGCTCTAAGTCTAGggaaagaaataaatcTAGCGAATCAAGTTCTAGTGAAGAAAATTCACGATCATCATCAAATAGCAGTGACAGAAGTgatgatattaaaaaagaaagaaaagtAGATAACCGCTCAAATGATTCAAATAAATCTGACTCTGAAGGTAGCAGTAATAATTCATACCAATCTTCTGAATCAtcataa